In one window of Tachypleus tridentatus isolate NWPU-2018 chromosome 2, ASM421037v1, whole genome shotgun sequence DNA:
- the LOC143239325 gene encoding uncharacterized protein LOC143239325, whose product MGTNSEENPHFGGHLLIIVSEPYTDDHTERILEKVSKGLLSWDVTKTGSDLTGLKDEFIKEFNPEQQKDFIVQYSTERLAVEVLLNPKISVLKQCLNNLLSSSTAYKHVIYAGYAFTGSGSWILRDGAFSFKAFSEIFNNPDVQCVLMKIPECSVHVHCTAEGDWCESSITENMSCVLLNPPDITSSFPGCPELLQYLNKFLVSRSVEEMMKPSAVVGNIRFTRPTLYVFPGGDGNCALFGISGFNMLVDGGFERKPCFWEFVRHIDRLDAMIITRVNENNLNGITSLIKRKQKEHVFPHIGYIFCNITDGKDSPCDEVPKDKDDLLVSILDEGHEFLNNLNNLNLKPHLCFRENGTDPLTLYHKMGHGTLDMYVLNPPKEKKEVKEFFQQWSSKKDNFLSTKNGLKPCDDTSIPLSDLVSISALVVWRPANLKDPITRILITGNAPQSKIFEGLETIKDLEILQQFDCTQSVFRKTVGDKPKLIKNAEKPVAKVLPKPNTSSPSGPQKKTVQKIHVTTAKKDNAIINKTTSERRPSDPIKNLKKNIDSKKLETKVDGKSLESSKDISKTVTPTRKGKELQSSDAKKPDSTLKTATSVERKTKGAKDINNKKTVETKIANKNVRAEIKSKRPETPTKISNVSNETSKKTPTSSPKHSTKLSSSKSVRKPQQMENVKKQEHKLASTKVEEHPKMEEKSSFGLIELKGSLDTEVEFKAKSSVITDVQKMDEDGSLISMVTKTETDTINSLEKALFQPSSDDTGDFDNANLVGYDQSTVKEAVVTETEYLGQINEKVLPQTEQLSEYVLTDKAKDITETGGIQSEKDEVKLDNEVISCNKRELDVSLNKTEGLPQNETFSGNTQDCFQTKHGTNDTSEVLTRMENVPKGEDHDLRVTSTPSVSSDQKCPQTDSDEDQGLNKVNGMTEINLCEKGKGEAEIEFQLRTTTEELDYAERVYGDEEATQFGSIVPDAGVGWSKMDSGIADKDLHSIDNYVSDSKGQGFYEVEKDLFEEDSQRVTIREETEDNFTDKSSKSAPGTDIQYFNGGVADDRSTIVDSSVGDEQIVKSEYQMDKDIEKPVCQNTVENIHDFDVGMSERGQTVQELQSPESFPREPVYLKDQDNYKENISENQTLDKTQLFQQSKDDSENLDCEDKLFASTITSEQSFDEFNVKTNTEEKETTEVKLTEESGSSGSALSISDVKFHHNKGNNMGIPSENEIPETEGLLATHLEESENHSFTTEEMSDIQTGTVLQEHTKIPIFDKIQEKELENQLNQTELAHQNEDDFCFSVKEAIGNVLDPTEQELLKGNACEQMFAIDSAGYSNVHGYSLASEEQKSTLPIDSFNLNYRESNPENLANQCYNQKGSDDFYLNKYDSELSDYKNDQVDFDHRNTINEIKESLYLHPLEKEETGKNSKEQQMISHENNLDQQKTAELLKDHIHVLGSQLGIKSEPHTSDKDYSASETLDAVSDDILPEDGTPCGEVEKSFDQSFSEGFPNSSHEKNLEIKEAIHAVPHEKEITQFMNPDEMYFAHDNAIKHEQEITEDDGEMIRYPTPPGEQDFYEHVGPDAHLKEDHIESGSYILQYDVTGQHSQACEDLTEQPLYEESEEDESERSASPVVEEPVYGSTLTANYPEVVSISEGTTPSEPQSPLDAKQRVQDKTRDHSTEHHNTQEKTEYLENANETNLEQEKVNQ is encoded by the exons GACTACTTTCATGGGATGTAACCAAAACTGGCTCAGATTTGACAGGTCTGAAGGATGAATTCATTAAAGAGTTCAACCCTGAACAACAGAAAG ATTTTATTGTTCAGTATTCTACAGAAAGACTGGCAGTGGAGGTACTCCTGAATCCCAAAATTAGTGTTCTAAAACAGTGTCTAAATAATCTGCTTTCTTCTTCAACGGCTTATAAACACGTCATTTACGCTGGTTATGCTTTCACTGGATCTGGCTCCTGGATTCTCAGAGATGGTGCTTTTAGTTTTAAAGCCTTTTCTGAGATTTTCAATAATCCTGACGTTCAGTGTGTTCTGATGAAGATACCTGAATGTTCTGTACATGTCCACTGTACAGCTGAAGGAGACTGGTGCGAGTCTAGCATTACAGAGAACATGAGTTGTGTTCTTCTGAACCCTCCTGATATAACATCATCTTTTCCTGGTTGTCCAGAACTATTGCAGTATCTGAATAAGTTTTTGGTAAGCCGTTCTGTTGAAGAAATGATGAAGCCGTCTGCAGTTGTAGGAAACATTCGTTTCACTCGACCAACTCTATATGTTTTTCCTGGAGGTGATGGTAATTGTGCTTTATTTGGAATCAGTGGTTTTAATATGTTGGTAGATGGTGGCTTTGAAAGGAAACCATGTTTTTGGGAATTTGTTCGTCACATTGACAGGCTGGATGCCATGATTATTACAAGAGTGAACGAGAATAATCTAAATGGAATTACATCTTTAATTAAGAGAAAGCAAAAAGAGCACGTGTTTCCACACATTGGTTACATCTTCTGTAATATCACTGATGGAAAAGATTCTCCTTGTGATGAGGTCCCAAAAGATAAGGATGACCTTCTTGTTAGCATTCTTGACGAAGGTCACGAGTTCCTGAACAATCTTAATAACTTGAACCTGAAGCCACATCTCTGTTTTCGAGAAAATGGTACAGATCCTCTGACTTTGTATCATAAGATGGGTCATGGTACTTTGGATATGTACGTTTTAAATCCACCAAAAGAGAAGAAAGAGGTGAAAGAATTCTTCCAACAGTGGAGCTCCAAGAAAGACAATTTTTTAAGCACTAAAAATGGCCTGAAGCCCTGTGACGACACTTCAATACCTTTATCAGATTTAGTATCCATATCTGCTCTTGTGGTATGGCGACCTGCGAACCTTAAAGACCCTATTACTAGGATATTAATTACAGGAAACGCACCACAATCCAAGATTTTTGAAGGATTAGAAACCATAAAAGATCTTGAAATTTTACAGCAGTTTGATTGCACTCAATCTGTTTTCCGGAAAACTGTTGGGGACAAACCTAAACTGATAAAAAATGCCGAAAAGCCAGTGGCTAAAGTTCTTCCAAAACCTAACACCTCTTCACCATCTGGGCCACAAAAGAAAACCGTTCAAAAGATTCACGTAACAACCGCTAAGAAGGACAATGCTATCATAAACAAAACTACTTCGGAAAGAAGACCATCTGACCccattaaaaacttaaagaaaaatattgattcgaaaaaattagaaacaaaagttGATGGAAAAAGTCTTGAATCGAGTAAAGACATTTCCAAAACTGTAACGCCTACAAGGAAAGGGAAAGAATTACAATCCTCGGATGCAAAAAAACCCGATAGCACCTTAAAAACTGCTACTAGCGTTGAGAGGAAAACCAAAGGCGCTAAAgatataaataacaagaaaactgTGGAAACTAAAATTGCTAATAAAAATGTAAGAGCTGAAATAAAATCTAAGAGACCTGAAACCCCAACAAAAATCTCGAATGTATCTAATGAAACGAGCAAAAAAACTCCCACATCTTCTCCAAAACACTCTACAAAACTATCTAGTTCTAAATCTGTAAGAAAACCACAACAAATGGAAAACGTTAAGAAACAAGAACATAAATTGGCCTCTACAAAAGTAGAAGAACATCCAAAAATGGAGGAAAAATCTTCATTTGGTTTAATAGAATTAAAAGGAAGTTTGGATACTGAAGTGGAGTTTAAGGCCAAGAGTAGTGTTATTACAGATGTCCAAAAAATGGATGAAGACGGTAGTTTGATTAGCATGGTTACGAAGACCGAAACGGATACCATAAACTCTCTTGAAAAGGCCCTCTTTCAACCAAGTAGTGATGACACTGGAGACTTTGACAACGCAAATCTTGTCGGCTACGATCAAAGTACTGTTAAAGAAGCGGTAGTAACCGAGACAGAGTATCTGGGTCAAATAAATGAAAAGGTATTACCTCAAACAGAGCAGTTATCCGAGTATGTGTTAACTGATAAAGCCAAAGATATAACTGAAACTGGAGGTATACAAAGCGAAAAAGACGAAGTAAAACTTGACAACGAAGTAATATCGTGTAATAAACGTGAGTTAGATGTGTCTCTTAATAAAACTGAAGGATTACctcaaaatgaaactttttcgGGTAATACACAAGACTGCTTCCAGACAAAGCATGGCACGAATGATACTTCTGAAGTATTAACTCGGATGGAAAATGTGCCAAAAGGTGAAGATCATGACTTAAGAGTAACCTCAACTCCGAGTGTATCCAGTGATCAGAAATGTCCTCAGACGGACAGTGACGAAGACCAAGGACTGAACAAAGTTAATGGGATGACTGAAATTAATCTCTGTGAAAAAGGAAAAGGTGAAGCTGAAATTGAGTTTCAGTTGAGAACTACCACTGAAGAGCTTGACTACGCTGAACGTGTTTACGGAGACGAGGAAGCAACTCAGTTTGGTAGCATAGTGCCTGATGCAGGTGTAGGATGGAGCAAGATGGATAGTGGAATTGCTGACAAAGACCTCCATTCCATTGACAATTATGTGTCTGACTCTAAAGGCCAGGGATTCTACGAAGTAGAGAAAGACCTATTCGAGGAAGATTCCCAAAGGGTAACAATTAGAGAGGAAACTGAAGACAATTTCACTGACAAAAGTAGCAAATCTGCACCTGGCACAGATATACAGTATTTTAATGGAGGTGTTGCTGATGATAGAAGTACGATCGTAGACTCGAGTGTAGGTGATGAACAGATAGTGAAGAGCGAGTACCAGATGGATAAGGATATCGAAAAACCAGTATGTCAAAATACAGTTGAAAATATTCATGATTTTGATGTAGGAATGTCAGAACGAGGTCAAACAGTTCAAGAACTTCAGTCGCCAGAGTCTTTCCCACGGGAGCCAGTATATCTAAAAGATCAAGATAACTATAAGGAAAATATATCTGAAAATCAAACACTGGATAAAACTCAACTATTCCAGCAAAGTAAAGATGACTCTGAAAATCTTGATTGTGAAGATAAATTATTTGCTAGTACGATTACAAGTGAACAGAGTTTTGAtgaatttaatgtaaaaacaaatacagaagaaaaagaaactaCAGAAGTTAAGCTTACAGAAGAAAGTGGCAGTAGTGGATCAGCTTTAAGCATCTCCGATGTGAAGTTCCATCATAATAAAGGGAATAATATGGGAATACCTTCAGAAAACGAAATACCTGAGACGGAGGGACTTCTAGCTACTCATCTGGAAGAAAGTGAAAATCATTCCTTCACTACAGAAGAAATGTCTGATATACAGACAGGAACAGTCCTACAGGAGCACACTAAGATTCCTATCTTTGATAAGATTCAAGAAAAAGAACTTGAAAACCAATTGAACCAAACTGAACTTGCTCACCAAAATGAAGATgatttttgtttcagtgttaaaGAAGCCATTGGAAATGTATTAGACCCAACTGAACAAGAATTGCTAAAAGGGAATGCATGTGAACAAATGTTTGCTATAGATTCCGCTGGATATTCTAATGTCCATGGATATAGTTTGGCTAGCGAAGAACAAAAATCCACTCTTCCCATCGACAGTTTTAATCTTAATTATAGAGAAAGTAATCCTGAGAACCTTGCAAACCAATGTTATAACCAAAAGGGTAGTGATGATTTTTACCTAAATAAATATGATTCTGAATTATCAGATTACAAGAACGATCAAGTTGATTTTGATCATAGAAATACCATAAACGAAATTAAAGAATCTTTGTACTTGCACCCTTTAGAAAAAGAAGAAACTGGAAagaattcaaaagaacaacaaatgaTTTCTCACGAAAATAACTTAGACCAACAGAAAACTGCAGAGTTATTAAAAGATCATATACACGTCCTGGGCAGTCAGTTAGGTATTAAGTCGGAACCACATACTTCAGATAAAGATTATTCAGCTTCTGAAACGTTAGATGCTGTGAGTGATGACATTCTTCCAGAAGATGGCACTCCTTGTGGAGAAGTTGAAAAATCGTTTGATCAGTCTTTTAGTGAAGGTTTTCCTAATAGCAGCCATGAAAAGAATTTGGAGATAAAAGAAGCTATACATGCTGTTCCCCATGAAAAAGAAATTACTCAGTTCATGAATCCAGATGAAATGTACTTTGCACACGATAATGCAATTAAACATGAACAGGAAATAACTGAGGATGATGGCGAAATGATTCGATATCCAACTCCACCAGGTGAACAAGACTTTTATGAACATGTGGGACCTGATGCTCATTTAAAAGAGGATCACATTGAATCAGGCAGCTATATCTTACAATATGACGTTACTGGCCAACATTCACAAGCATGTGAGGATCTAACTGAACAACCATTATACGAAGAATCTGAAGAAGATGAGTCTGAGAGATCAGCAAGTCCAGTTGTAGAAGAGCCAGTTTACGGAAGCACCCTGACAGCAAACTACCCAGAAGTAGTTAGCATTTCAGAAGGCACTACTCCTTCTGAACCACAGTCTCCTCTAGATGCCAAACAGCGAGTGCAAGACAAAACTCGTGACCACTCAACGGAACATCATAACACGCaagaaaaaacagaatatttgGAAAACGCTAATGAAACAAATTTGGAACAGGAAAAAGTCAACCAGTGA
- the LOC143239331 gene encoding uncharacterized protein LOC143239331, with amino-acid sequence MELQSSNLTEHDHLKNIDNYGSDGFPAYQGFSTAVSIRDEGLNLPLGIKDKEPNSFITRDSSSSSSSEDDGNPYYEEQASHYSYSNRTYYQEDDGEMLDYSTDPAYSKFPHQSQFNSMQNPMFDDFQSQKYEKLQEDSAMTIHTKSSEFNRSDEEFHLDNWDKPLGLPTPPDSQDFKRNKTASKTAIKGSTRTPVAPTKSNLNVKKGLLNGKSTPTSERAASPRNEKTNLTGKPKVVTTNGLVDPIYVDLTYVPNHGDPNYCDVEFFRKIRARYYVFSGTNPTKEAFSALLEAKQGWNDKDAEVTIIPTHETDAMGYWIALNQEALAANKIEVAPSADRCTINLQDHETSCAAYRLEF; translated from the coding sequence ATGGAGTTACAATCATCAAATTTGACAGAACATGATCATCtcaaaaatattgataattatgGTTCAGATGGTTTTCCTGCTTACCAAGGGTTTTCTACAGCAGTATCAATTCGAGATGAAGGGCTCAATCTGCCACTCGGTATAAAAGATAAAGAACCTAATAGCTTTATTACTCGTGACAGTTCTTCTTCCTCTTCCTCAGAAGATGATGGTAATCCATATTATGAAGAGCAAGCTTCCCATTATAGTTATAGCAACAGAACCTACTACCAAGAAGATGACGGAGAAATGCTAGATTACTCTACTGACCCTGCGTACTCGAAGTTTCCCCATCAGTCGCAGTTTAACAGTATGCAGAACCCGATGTTCGATGACTTCCAATCGCAAAAGTACGAGAAGTTGCAAGAAGATAGTGCAATGACGATCCATACCAAATCTTCAGAGTTTAACAGGAGTGATGAGGAATTCCACTTAGATAACTGGGATAAGCCATTGGGCTTACCTACCCCACCCGATTCTCAAGACTTTAAGCGAAATAAAACTGCATCCAAAACGGCTATTAAAGGATCAACAAGAACACCTGTTGCTCCTACTAAATCAAATCTTAATGTCAAGAAAGGATTGCTTAACGGAAAAAGTACACCTACATCTGAGAGAGCTGCATCTCCTAGAAATGAGAAGACCAATTTAACAGGAAAACCTAAAGTCGTGACAACAAATGGACTTGTCGACCCAATTTACGTCGATTTAACATACGTACCAAACCATGGAGACCCGAATTATTGTGATGTAGAATTCTTCAGGAAAATACGAGCACGATATTACGTATTTAGTGGCACCAATCCAACAAAAGAAGCATTCAGTGCTCTATTGGAAGCTAAACAAGGTTGGAATGATAAAGATGCTGAAGTGACCATTATCCCAACACATGAAACTGATGCTATGGGTTATTGGATAGCCCTAAATCAAGAAGCATTGGCTGCCAATAAAATAGAGGTTGCTCCATCAGCGGACAGATGCACCATTAATCTCCAAGATCACGAGACGAGCTGCGCTGCCTATAGACTGGAATTCTGA